One Nicotiana sylvestris chromosome 12, ASM39365v2, whole genome shotgun sequence genomic window carries:
- the LOC138883164 gene encoding uncharacterized protein, whose amino-acid sequence MDQGSNGKGNERQKAIVGVTTNLLNTINEDDREDDDNVTPSATPRRSDTPPPHGSVTASRERGASTSTAGEAPPVVKKLLEEWLKGTLNNILDKPVQRANRNAAQADTTTTTAEQPTPPTGNTHTVVDAGNDALAVILKKMEEMENENKVLHDQMSEHQERVDKIPGAPALLPKQDVSRFLEQPYNEEASPHVIPKTFKMPSYLKIYNGTTNPEYHIIHYVTIVKGNDLLKEQVPLVLLKKFGKTLTGGALTWYSQLLAHSITTFEEMPDKFATAHAGAKKAEARVNDIFAVTQSPSEGLGDFLAQFNKVRMSLPNVSEGMAVATFQNVLNRNGLRATKKLLSKLMKHPPTTWEEIHNA is encoded by the coding sequence GAAAAGGAAATGAAAGACAGAAAGCAATAGTGGGTGTCACTACCAACCTCTTGAACACCATCAACGAGGATGACAGAGAAGACGATGATAATGTGACGCCGAGTGCTACACCCAGGCGGAGTGATACACCTCCCCCTCATGGAAGTGTAACCGCTTCACGCGAAAGGGGAGCCTCCACGTCCACAGCTGGGGAAGCACCACCAGTAGTGAAAAAATTATTGGAGGAGTGGCTGAAAGGTACTCTAAATAACATACTCGACAAACCCGTTCAAAGGGCAAATAGAAACGCCGCGCAAGCGGATACCACAACGACCACCGCCGAACAACCCACTCCTCCAACAGGTAACACTCACACTGTTGTTGATGCAGGTAATGATGCACTTGCGGTCattctaaagaaaatggaagaaatggagaaCGAGAATAAAGTACTCCACGACCAAATGAGCGAACATCAAGAAAGGGTTGATAAGATACCTGGTGCCCCAGCACTACTACCAAAACAAGACGTCAGCCGGTTCCTCGAACAACCCTACAACGAGGAGGCATCCCCACATGTCATACCCAAGACTTTCAAAATGCCATCGTATTTGAAGATATACAACGGCACAACAAACCCCGAATATCATATCATTCATTACGTCACAAtagtaaaaggcaacgacctcTTGAAAGAGCAGGTACCGTTAGTGTTGCTAAAGAAGTTCGGCAAAACCCTGACAGGGGGAGCCTTGACGTGGTACTCACAACTACTGGCACATTCAATAACAACATTTGAAGAAATGCCCGACAAGTTTGCCACCGCCCACGCCGGGGCTAAGAAGGCAGAAGCTAGGGTAAATGATATATTTGCCGTCACGCAATCACCCAGCGAGGGACTCGGGGACTTCCTCGCTCAGTTCAATAAAGTGAGAATGAGCTTACCGAATGTATCAGAAGGGATGGCAGTGGCAACTTTCCAAAATGTGTTGAACAGGAATGGGTTAAGGGCGACCAAAAAGTTGTTGAGTAAACTCATGAAACACCCTCCCACCACTTGGGAAGAAATTCACAATGCATAA